DNA sequence from the Bombus huntii isolate Logan2020A chromosome 7, iyBomHunt1.1, whole genome shotgun sequence genome:
TTATGATCTCAAACACCcatgaaaattaattgttcGAGTAGTTTCAAAACTTAAAACAGATAAGAACGATTTCGAGTATTGAAATTGAACCCCGGTAAACCGTGTGAAACTTCGCGAATGTTCGATTACACAAGATAACTTTATTTTGACAAGGTGATAAAAATGCGGTGATATGTACTTAAGGGCAAAAAgtataaaatcaattttagaaattttttgAAATGTAAGTCTTACTCAAAATCCCGATGAACTCAGTTTCTTGAATAGGCTCGTAAATTTCACTTCCTGCTATCCCACTGACATTCGCGTATACGGACACAACATTTATTTTCCACATTGAATGTgttaaatgcataaaatatacaaaaataaatataattgaatataACGAATGATTCGAaggtttcatttttatcatacCTTGTAAGGAGAAGGCCTTATACGTTCTCCAAAAACAACTTGTCCTAAGTTTTCAACAGGACTCTGAGTTTCATCGGAAGGACAAAAATCAAAGCTAAAAAAAGAATTCTTGGTATAACAATTCAAACTTCTACGAGATTAAAAGATGTTATcaattatatatgtgtttCTTATGAAAACTTACTGATGATattcatatggtattacatatttctcaGTGTTTAGACGATTTACATACAGTTTAATCTCGGACtgaaagaaataaacattatctaataaaacacaataaattatagattacatacattatatttatgtaatacaTCAATTATTACACTTacgtaatatataattattattacattgtaattataaataatttatgattattattttttattacttttaaatGTGGGAGcttttgattaaatttttatgaattttttataattatgacatttataatgaagttaataaatacaaattcgaaaatttagaaatacttaaatttaaaagatacatatgtaattattatgctTTCAAACACAACATATTTGAACAGCTGACGTTTCGTCATAAATCGTACAAAATGTAAAGTACCTACATGTTCGTGTAAGGTCGATTTACGAACATTCTAGTCAGATTGTATAagcaattaaatattttttccaaatctTTCGTGCCTCAATTTCGCTGTTATGAGTCATATGTCACGAAAGGCCACATCGAaacatatttacaattattaaaaattacttcttaattaaaataatacgaaaaataaaaattacattagaCTGTACGATCAAAATGTAATGATTATTATAATTGACGAATATGAAGGATGTATATtagagaaaaaggagaaaaaaagtgATAAACTAAATATACATGATCATAACCAATTcttaaaatagtaaaaaataatctttataCGCACTTTACACGTTTCAGAGGTTTCTCCGGCCTTGCAATAATTTACCGGTGCTAGACCCGGTAAATAAAAAGTCGATGAGTGGTGAATTAGACATACAACGAACAGTAACCACAGTAAAATTATTCTCGCCATTGTGTATTGTTGTTCGTCCTTACTAACTACTTGCCTAGTGCAAGTATATGTCAATTGCTATATGAAAAACATCGGACCCTACACTACCATGATACTGTCATTGATAACGAATTCTAGATAGATTGGTTACCTCTACGCGTAGCAATCTCGCTTTTCATACTATCGAACTTCTAATTGCCAATTGCTAACTCTGATTTCGAATCGTAGAAACaaatatcaattaaaatttatttttcgagCTTTTAAACTTACTGATATTGAGGATTTATTATACAATCTGTCCCAATAGTCATGGTACAAATACCAAGGGAGTAATTATACTTAAAAACATAAATTGGaaatatcgtataaaatttgtttatataaTTGGAACTAAAACTAGAAATTAGGAGAATGATTGACAGGATATCTCTATAATACGAAAACAGGGAAAATTAATTGAAGatatagaacaaaattttttcataaaaaattcattgtttttgagaaaattaaatttaaaatgttatCAGATATAGGTATACTGAAACAGTTCTTAGCTAAACATGTTCAAACACTGTTTTCTTCAAAATGAGGACTTAaacgaaaaaatgttattctacattttttatttatttttacatataaaaGAATCTCTTGTTAATTGTTTACTTATTTCAGTTTGTACCTAGTCGGTATTAGCGAAGTTCATATACGTatagaaacaaatttttaaattcgattttctcaaaaaaaaaaaaaaaaaaaaaaagcacagtgtgaaaacattttattgcatattttcaatttatttttcacacaGAATCACCCTCTTATTATACCATGCTTTACAAGTTTATGAAAAAGACTGAAGTCAAATAACTAGAAAAAGtctataaattgtataattacttttatatcaattaataaattcaaataatatataattatataaaacatttttttaagaaaaaatgaagCTTTAGCGATTTAAAAATGCAATGTTCCAATAACCATGGTGAGTAATGAGTAATGAGTAAGAGAGCGATTCTACATGAAAAagttaattgaaattataaaatacaatctTTTCATACGATGTTTGctgttttttgataaaatcgaatttgaaaaattatttagcaTATATAAATTTGGCTAATTACCGATGAGTAGATAATCAGTGGAAGGTTATTCTACATGTGAAAATAAGTAAAGAGTATAGATTAAAATTCACGCGTGATACAATTTGTCTATTTAAGCCATTTAAGGtcttgatttaaaaaaaaaaatagagtttgaatatttttatttaagaatGGGCCTGATACATAcgtatttgataaattttaaaatttaattttcctaAAAACGAAGCGTCTTATGgcaaaatttgattttatatttaggGCTTGTTTTTACATGCAGAATAATTTCCTGCCGTCTATTCACTCCTGTTTAGTTCAGAACTAGCTAAGTTCAAATAGACCTGATAAATTTTCGAACTGTTTTTCTGTAAATAAAACTTcatataaagaaattttattcaacATTTTCAGCTTTTTTTTCACATAGAGCCGTCCCTTTGTCGATTTCTCCACTGTATAAATCTTGATATTGCCTTACTTTATTGTTGCTATTATTGCATAAATGGCCTAAAAAGATTTACTTTTATCAACATAAAAAATCCCACACttggattttattttattgaaaaagttAGTAAATAACATGTTTGCAATATCTTTTGACAAAACGTAAGATAATTTCGTCATTGTGAagttatttcatttcattcttttataGTCATACATTTCCTATAAGTATATTACAATGTCATACATTACTTATGGAAGACTTACAAGTCGATGTTTTACTCTATAATTGTTAATGACAGGGAACGAAGATAGAAACGAATTcgtttaaaatacaaaatgcaattaaaatttttgttcaacaATCTTTACAGAGATAATAAccataaaaattgtatatctAAGTTAAAAAGTATTCAACAATTAATTTACTCACAGGCCATTAGTCGATACAGTATCATTTAATTAGACATTCACGTATTTTTTAGACAAGAGACCAGTTAATTTAAAAAGACGCGCTTGTCGTCCTTGTTATTGTACAAAATGTGAACTGATTTAAGTAATTCCTCAGGAATGTTTCCACATACAAATAATACGTAGCAGCTGATTATTTTTAATGGTTTTTGTGCTAAAGTTTTAgcatattttcctttttttaatcatttttagtGTCATAGACTCCGTACAATATATCacatgaaaatgataaataattgttgaAATGTTCAATTACATGATAGATAAACGATACGATGTTCAGTCTCGCAAATGTTCATGATATAAATGCCGGAAAACAACCTCTTTCACTTctttgttataatttattcaattCAATGTTGTTTATTTTCCGAGCAATCAGATGAATTTTTAGTCTATCTCGGACATCTAGCTCGTATTATGCAACGGTAATGCCAACCGTTTGAAGGTAGCCTCTCAGGTGGTTTGCATTAGGTTCTGGAATTTGGTCAAGAATACTAAGTAATTGTCTTGGTGACAATCTTGCTAATCCTTGTGCTAAATGTAAACGTACGTCGCCAATAGctatttattaaagaaaaataaaatttattaaattgattaaatctttaacagttatttatcaaaatatattaaacgaataatatgtaagtattttattaaagcTAATATAATAAGATAAAAGTATTTTTGTGTTAATACCTTCCAGAGGATCTTTTGGAGGATTTTTTCCACAAAGCAGTTGACTATATCCTACTTGATACCCAGGCGTATCTTCAGTTTCTGGGAATATATTATCTTCGGATAATGTAGTCTGATCCTGTGGTAATTCGAAAAATTCTACTAACGTTGCTAATAAACGGGgataatatgtattatatggCCTTTCTAGTATCATTGGGCAATCAATTAGTAAATTTGACATTCCCACAGCAGTTACTTTTCGTTCGATATCACCTGATACTTTTTGCATATCTGCTATTAATACGCGTTCTACAACCATACCAAACATTctgcaaatatattatttatgtatcgtgaatattgattaattttaatcatatatttattttttaaatttttaatggaAAAGAAACTTACCGAGATTGTATTTGATCAATAATTGTAACCAAATTATTTGAGCCATATCTAATAATATAGTACGCAAAAAATACGATTAGACCCTTTACAAATTTTGTCGTTTTCGAAGATGAAAGTCTTTGGAACAATAgcacaaaaatttgtttcatataTGGTTCTAATACATTCCTAAAAATATTATGCTATTATTAATATAGATGATAAAGTGACATAAAAATAATCTAGTGAGAAAACTTACGGtgcaaaatattcaataatacTTTGTAATAATAGGAAACCTTCGTGATCATTAGCCTTTGAGGCAATCAATTTTTGGAATACACCTAATAAACCATTTGTCTTATCTTGTGCTACGATATGATGTGCACCATGACTAATGAAAGCTCTTAATAATCGATTTAATGGGTGAATATTAGCTTGGCGTTCAAATAAAACGGATGATAATAGACAAGGGAACAAAGCCAAATACGCTTCTGGCATATCCTGTGTCGTTCGTAGTTCCAGAAGTAAAGCAAGGATTTGAAAAACGTATGGTAGAAATTCTGAAAAGCATCGATTAGAAAAGATAGGGAATAGAATTATgtcaaatgaaatattttacctAAAACATCTTGTTGTaagatttcttgaaaaattggGAACAGTGCTTCTTCAAATGACGATACTGCAACTTTGTGTGTTTTACAAACGattctaaaattatattacatatatatattttaatttttttgtttctaatGTCCCATCGTTTGCATTCCATTTTATTcttattgtataatttatattacttacTTAATTGATAAAGCAAATGTTTCGAAGAGATAATGGTTAAAATTGGGACGACTTGGATTTTTAGATACAATAGAAAGTTTTTCTGTAAGTTTTGGGAGAAGATCTGCTAAGAATGGTACAATCACCTCTTGTAGAACACCGAAGCTTCTCATGATAGCTTTCATTACATATTCGTTTTCTTCTGAGCCAGGTGTATTTAAACATGCAAATAGACCCTTTAATAAATCCGACGTCAATGGTGATAAATCATTTGCTTTAActctataaataaaatttggtaatttagaaaatatgcACATCGaaataatgatattaaaataaatcataagtaatatatttagagttatttttcataaaaggAAAGCAGTCTGCATGTATACTTTTTTCAATACCCTTATTTATAAAAGTCAGTAGGTTTTCATTTGACGAATGTCAATATATATTCttgcataaaaatttttattatgacaCGAAGGTCATAAGGTCGACGAAAGAAAACTTCAATTCACTAACATTTTTTGTTGCATATGATCAGGTCGAatatctgttttttttttcgatcatctaaaaatttttttaattatagtccaacatttatagatttattttatttcgatagTTAAAAATTTACAGACCAATAGcttttctatgaaaaatatctctgaaaatttattcaaaagTGACATTACTTATGACttaatgtaatattattgGTAAATAAAGCAATCGATTTTCTTACAAAGGTGTATTATCGGGTCCTTTCATTGCGAGTATTTTTTCAATCGTGCAAGCAGCATATGTGTGTACAACGATATTTGAAGCACTTAAATGCCTAATTAGTTGTGGTAAACTACCAATTATCATTTCTCTTGGCAATATTGATCTGAAGgtcattataaatttaattgcaTCAGCTTTAAGTACAGAAAATTCATTCACTGGAAacaatattcaaattttttaatgctttaagagatttatggaataaatttaattttagtaAGTTTAATGATCGTATGTACCATTTGGTTTGACTAACTCCGGTTCAATATGTTGCATTGCAAATTGAGGTAACGAAACAAGCTCGCTGCTCTGCGTAACACCATGTTTTTGTGTTTGAGCTTTGCTTGCACTACTGGTGACTAGATAAATTGCAGCATCCTTACTGCGCCAATTTTCAACTGGTTTATCAGCATAATTTTGTAACATCACCTAACAATTACCAAAAAAAAATGCAATGATATGTATAAGTCAATTTTGTTTGCATGCTCTTGTTTACTTACCTGTATATAGGCACCaaaaatttccattattttcgcttcaaaatatttagaaagtaCTTTAACTAAATCACAGGCAGCACGTCTTCGTGTATCGACATCGCTACCCTCAATATCTCGCCTGATATATTCCTCAGGATTATCCTCAAATAATTCATTATCCGActctattaaatatattaaattttctttttatgcaAAGTACAAGACACATAAAGaatatacttttaatataaGATTAATAGTAATTACCTCTAAATTCCATATTAGGTATTATAACCTTTTCACAAATATTGCTCAAAGTGGTTGGATCTTCGAACAAGTTTCTATATTGAGCACGGTCAGCTACTGTTGCTAAAAATTGCAAGGCATTCGAAACTAGCTgcaagaatataaaaaattagatCAATTTcaatatgtatactatatataaaatttacctACAGTATCATATTTTGGTTGTTGCCCAGTCGATGTTAGTAAATTCCATACAGCAGTTACGAATTCAGGTAAGTATGGTTGAAACTCTTCATCATATTTCTGAGCATAAAGGCCAATATTGTCACAAACTTGTGACTTTAACTGTTCAATTACTCCTGGTTCTTCTTCGTCCTATGCATAGGTCAAACATTGTAACATACACATATTactagaattaaaaatataataacaaatgTATATATAACATTACAGTAGATTGAAGAGAGGGAACATTTGTATTcaacaaaatatgaaaattcctCATCCACACAGCCATATTGTCTTCAAAAAATTCTGGTAAATCCTAAAAATAAAGGATATATAGTTTCAATAAAGAAATTTAACACTTTATATTGATTATATCGTCTGTGTCTTTTACTCACTTGGAAATTAAGAGAGTAGAACACCTTGGATAAAATTACCAAAGAGCTATATATAACTTTCAATGCATCTATATTGTTTGCATGTACTTGCATTAGATTCATTGTAgcctaaaataaaatttaagggaataattaataaagaataattagaggagaaactataaaataaaattcttacaACAAATAGATCTGTCAAAGGTTTAGCAAATCTAtccaatacaaattttatctcAGTCCATAGGCTCTGACTCTTAAATTCATATCtatatcttttaaataatGAATGTGCTGTATGTAAGACACCATTGATAACATGAAAATCGCCTGTATTGAATTTGTCAACCATTTGGTCGATAAGCTCTGGCCATTTATTTGGGAAATCATACTTTCCAACTATTGAAACAGCATCAGATAACTGTTTTTGAACAGAATCAGGAGAATGCAGCATtagattaacaattaatttttttatagcaTCCCTATCTTGCGCATGTATACGATCTACAGAATCTTCTCCCTAGgtacaaataaattatgttataattaaggattaatttattagaaaaatgttataataaaagttacataaataatgtaaataattaccACTTTCCAATTAcgttttacataatttttaaatgcaACAGCTCCAGCGATTCTTATAGTTATATTGATTTCAGACTTATCCACAAGATGTAAAAGAAGTAATGgataattttgatttatttcaaCTGATTCTAAAAATTTTTCGGCTAAAgcataaaaaacaaataattcaTGAATTCAGTAaaatacgtgtatatatatatatattttttaatttatacataagaaatataaatatagaagtTATTTCTCTGTAAAAGAttcataaaacattaaaacaaAAGACCAAAATCACAAACTAAACATTACTATGTTTATAGATAAACTATGTATCTTGTTGATCTTA
Encoded proteins:
- the LOC126868080 gene encoding exportin-2; its protein translation is MELTDDNLLTLSEYLKHTLSPDVNVRRPAEKFLESVEINQNYPLLLLHLVDKSEINITIRIAGAVAFKNYVKRNWKVGEDSVDRIHAQDRDAIKKLIVNLMLHSPDSVQKQLSDAVSIVGKYDFPNKWPELIDQMVDKFNTGDFHVINGVLHTAHSLFKRYRYEFKSQSLWTEIKFVLDRFAKPLTDLFVATMNLMQVHANNIDALKVIYSSLVILSKVFYSLNFQDLPEFFEDNMAVWMRNFHILLNTNVPSLQSTDEEEPGVIEQLKSQVCDNIGLYAQKYDEEFQPYLPEFVTAVWNLLTSTGQQPKYDTLVSNALQFLATVADRAQYRNLFEDPTTLSNICEKVIIPNMEFRESDNELFEDNPEEYIRRDIEGSDVDTRRRAACDLVKVLSKYFEAKIMEIFGAYIQVMLQNYADKPVENWRSKDAAIYLVTSSASKAQTQKHGVTQSSELVSLPQFAMQHIEPELVKPNVNEFSVLKADAIKFIMTFRSILPREMIIGSLPQLIRHLSASNIVVHTYAACTIEKILAMKGPDNTPLVKANDLSPLTSDLLKGLFACLNTPGSEENEYVMKAIMRSFGVLQEVIVPFLADLLPKLTEKLSIVSKNPSRPNFNHYLFETFALSIKIVCKTHKVAVSSFEEALFPIFQEILQQDVLEFLPYVFQILALLLELRTTQDMPEAYLALFPCLLSSVLFERQANIHPLNRLLRAFISHGAHHIVAQDKTNGLLGVFQKLIASKANDHEGFLLLQSIIEYFAPNVLEPYMKQIFVLLFQRLSSSKTTKFVKGLIVFFAYYIIRYGSNNLVTIIDQIQSRMFGMVVERVLIADMQKVSGDIERKVTAVGMSNLLIDCPMILERPYNTYYPRLLATLVEFFELPQDQTTLSEDNIFPETEDTPGYQVGYSQLLCGKNPPKDPLEAIGDVRLHLAQGLARLSPRQLLSILDQIPEPNANHLRGYLQTVGITVA